The DNA window AAAAGCTCGCGAGAAAAACGTCGCCCGCGCCGGTGGATTCCTCCACCGCAACCCTGGCCGGGGTATAGGTGTACTTTCGTCCCCGGAGGTATGCCTGCCCAACGTCGGCACCCCGGGAGACCAGCAGCACCTCTATTTTGTCCGGATTAAGGTTTCTTACGAGCTGGGCCTCGGAGACGTCGGCGTGGAGAACCTTCAGTCCGTTAAAGATGCTGCCGTCTACCCCTGTCAGCTTCAGTCTTCCAGGGTGGGGGGGACCTGATGAACCCCTGGACGTCTGCAGCAACGAAGTCGCCCCTCTTTTTGGCGAGTGCAACGGTTTCGGGTGTAATCTCACCTGCGACGGGGTTGAGGATGATTATATCGTAGCTCCCATGTGGCATGTCGGTTATTCTCTCCGCGGTGGAGAGGAGGCTGAGTTCTCTTGTGTTCCCGTCGAGATAACGGAGACGGTAGGAAGTGCTGTTTTCCGCGGGTATCGTATGGAGCACTATGCCCGCTTCCTCAAGTCCCTTGAGCCAGCTTTCGGGAAAATCCTCCCCAACGCTGGTCAGAATCTCGACCCTGCAGAATCTGGACAGGGCCATCGCAGAATAGTACGCCCCGCCCCCGATGCGGTATTCGATTCCGGAATCCTTGACAATGATATCCCTCACGAGATGGCCGACGATGAGGCACCTCATTTTGCTCGCCCAATCTTTATTGTTAGCCACGCTTTCCATAAAAACCTTTTGGAAATTTTCCGAAAAGTTTATAAGGGCAAAAACGA is part of the Thermococcus celericrescens genome and encodes:
- a CDS encoding PfkB family carbohydrate kinase is translated as MLQTSRGSSGPPHPGRLKLTGVDGSIFNGLKVLHADVSEAQLVRNLNPDKIEVLLVSRGADVGQAYLRGRKYTYTPARVAVEESTGAGDVFLASFSYFYRECPFIQALKRASAFTALFLQRRILDFPMDEVNELARRVTVRPVKSQGI